From Elephas maximus indicus isolate mEleMax1 chromosome 1, mEleMax1 primary haplotype, whole genome shotgun sequence, a single genomic window includes:
- the LOC126071373 gene encoding nephrocan: MYLLYAFLVLLSLSDSSSSNCPGRCSCDSLQSVQCYRLIEVPSRIPSTTKRLYISHSKIKHLQLTNFTQMLALEDFILLASGTESVENDTFKTLSTLKTLELWKNKLRRVPTALPASLEVLRLNDNSIHVLHGSDFEGLKKLKILELKNNLISSFSPSVLSSLVSLQRLMMDGNNMESVAGPLPLPHLEYMSLENNKLHLIPGSFFTSVQSLQFLSFSGNLLTKIPTNLPKSLLSLKMERNQLKVVRFRDMKHLENLSHLYLSENSLSSVDGAQLLANLTTLELSQNQLQMLPLRLPARLQKLDCSNNLIQKVTVEDFQDLRDLKHLFLDNNIVSLFEAGALQRCSQLSNLALEQNLLLSIPLRLPGTLARLDLKGNAIQDIAERELKDLKQLQVLNLRNNKISALDLKALEGLPRLRHLYLDGNPWNCTCSLLRAREVLKAKGTDVRGGQCAAPAERRGESWMSSKKIMRQCEHHLHLTEKSKEAKKKSKPEDHPSIRINMDDDYYDYEID, translated from the exons ATGTATCTGCTTTATGCtttccttgttttgctttctCTTAGTGATAGTTCCAGTTCTAACTGCCCAGGAAGATGTAGCTGTGATTCCCTGCAGTCGGTGCAATGCTACAGACTAATTGAGGTACCCTCCCGTATTCCTTCCACCACCAAGAGGCTCTACATCAGCCACAGCAAAATTAAACACCTGCAG CTAACTAACTTTACCCAAATGCTAGCTTTGGAAGATTTTATTCTGCTGGCCAGTGGAACAGAGTCAGTAGAAAACGACACTTTCAAAACTCTGAGTACCTTGAAGACCTTGGAACTCTGGAAAAATAAGTTAAGACGAGTCCCCACTGCTCTTCCAGCCAGTCTTGAAGTGCTAAGACTAAATGATAATTCAATACATGTCTTACATGGATCAGATTTTGAaggactgaagaaattaaaaatcctTGAACTTAAAAACAACCtaatctcttccttttctcccaGCGTGCTCTCCTCTCTTGTCAGTTTGCAAAGGTTAATGATGGATGGCAACAATATGGAGTCTGTGGCTGGCCCACTGCCACTGCCCCATCTGGAATATATGAGTTTGGAGAATAATAAGCTACATCTCATACCAGGTAGCTTCTTTACTTCTGTTCAGTCTTTGCAGTTTCTTAGTTTCAGTGGTAATTTACTGACTAAAATCCCTACTAATCTGCCAAAATCCTTGCTATCTTTAAAGATGGAGAGAAACCAGCTCAAAGTGGTAAGGTTTCGAGATATGAAACACTTGGAGAATCTTTCCCATCTTTACCTGTCAGAAAACTCACTTTCTTCTGTAGATGGGGCACAGCTTCTTGCCAATTTAACTACTCTTGAGTTGTCCCAAAACCAGCTTCAGATGTTGCCCCTCAGACTACCAGCAAGGCTACAAAAACTTGATTGTAGCAATAATCTGATTCAGAAAGTGACAGTGGAAGATTTCCAGGACCTGCGAGACTTGAAACATTTGTTTCTGGACAACAACATTGTCAGCTTGTTCGAAGCTGGAGCTCTGCAGAGGTGTTCTCAGCTCTCCAACCTGGCCCTGGAGCAGAACCTGCTGTTGTCTATACCACTAAG GCTCCCGGGGACCTTAGCCAGGCTGGACCTAAAAGGCAATGCCATCCAAGATATTGCTGAGAGGGAGCTCAAGGATCTAAAGCAGCTTCAGGTTCTAAACCTTAGGAACAACAAGATCTCTGCCTTAGACCTCAAAGCCTTGGAGGGTCTGCCCCGCCTCAGACACCTGTACCTGGATGGAAATCCATGGAATTGCACTTGCAGTCTCCTAAGAGCTAGGGAGGTCCTGAAAGCCAAGGGCACAGATGTGAGGGGAGGACAATGTGCAGCTCCAGCTGAACGACGAGGGGAGAGCTGGATGTCTTCCAAGAAGATCATGAGGCAATGTGAGCATCACTTACACCTGACGGAGAAAAGCAAAGaggcaaaaaagaaatcaaaacctGAAGATCACCCCAGCATCAGAATCAACATGGACGATGATTATTACGATTACGAAATAGATTAA